In Rhodohalobacter barkolensis, the following proteins share a genomic window:
- a CDS encoding serine/threonine-protein kinase, with amino-acid sequence MNKRHWNLIKSVVDEALTYSGDERDVYLKIILEEKPAIANEVLEMLSLIEEAEAEHFMQNVKLDGEKLLSELTSDFSLSETKKSYIGKKVGNYNITQLLAVGGMGVVFKASRTDGEFNHEVAVKILKSGFDSDENIHRFRIEREILASLNHPNIGQIYDGGFTNEGLPYLVMELIEGKPIHEYCNEKKLILAERIKIFAQICRAIDFAHKNLVIHRDLKAPNIYVTTNGVVKILDFGIAKLLDSERSQLDLTETLPGQKFWTPYYASPEQVRGDQITTSTDVYSLGVLLHYLLTDTYPFDLDEKNIHDIEQIILERDPLPPSRAIKESGNIDDIAKSRSANITSLIKPLEAELDAMVLKSLRKDPRYRYNSVSQLIEELERFEAGKPLLAKSDSARYRMNKFMRRNRNILSIAALFLITIVGFSFIYTWNITQERNIAELERNKAEQAVDFLTSLFSAGNPVNAQGEILTAIDLLEIGIERAENLSDQPLLQADMLYAIGSSFRGMVMPDKAAPLLKESLELQRKHLPDDHPDIAFTLNALGSVYWSVDEDLLAEPYLYEALEMRKRLHGDNHPDVFTSLNNYALVLKDLGRLDEAENIYRENLEARKAYYGPIHSKVTYSLNNLAFLLAERGKIDEAEHYYREGLDAVRVLQGEDHSDVAIYLNNLGDLLQKQGKLDEAEEMIRESIRIRESVYGENHSNVSRSLNVLAGVLREKKDFDAAEDAANRSLEILTAIYDEDHTHIANTLAILGDIYQQGGNPDRAEEFFLESMQMRQRLYPDGNIDLAISYNRLGYFYLNTDRPVDAVPHFTNALKMYREISPSAKFTIARVQHNIGRALLETGHYSDSEVHLLNAYNFFAESDNISSSYYRRALQHLIALYRDWDKIEQAELFENELAAL; translated from the coding sequence GTGAATAAGAGACACTGGAATCTTATCAAATCCGTAGTTGATGAAGCCCTAACCTATTCGGGAGATGAGAGGGACGTATATCTGAAAATAATTCTTGAGGAGAAACCGGCCATCGCAAACGAGGTTCTGGAAATGCTCTCCCTGATTGAAGAGGCTGAGGCAGAACATTTTATGCAAAATGTGAAGCTTGACGGAGAAAAGCTTCTATCTGAACTCACTTCTGATTTCTCCCTCTCCGAGACCAAAAAAAGTTATATCGGCAAGAAGGTAGGCAACTACAACATTACACAATTGCTGGCTGTTGGCGGGATGGGAGTGGTTTTTAAGGCCAGCAGGACCGATGGCGAATTCAATCATGAAGTAGCTGTCAAAATTTTAAAAAGTGGATTTGATTCAGATGAAAACATTCATCGTTTCAGAATAGAGAGAGAAATTCTGGCATCTTTGAATCATCCGAATATTGGTCAGATCTACGATGGCGGTTTCACAAATGAAGGACTGCCCTACCTGGTTATGGAATTGATTGAGGGCAAACCTATTCATGAATACTGTAATGAAAAGAAACTGATTCTTGCCGAGCGGATAAAAATCTTTGCGCAAATCTGTCGAGCCATAGATTTTGCACATAAAAACCTGGTAATCCATCGTGATCTGAAAGCGCCAAATATCTATGTGACGACTAACGGTGTTGTTAAAATTCTGGACTTTGGAATTGCCAAACTCTTGGATAGCGAGCGTTCACAGCTTGATCTGACAGAGACACTGCCCGGGCAAAAGTTCTGGACACCGTATTACGCCTCGCCCGAACAGGTACGGGGTGATCAGATAACTACATCCACCGATGTATATTCCCTGGGTGTACTGTTGCATTACCTCCTCACAGATACATATCCTTTCGATTTAGACGAAAAAAATATCCATGATATTGAACAGATCATCCTCGAACGTGATCCTCTTCCACCCAGCCGAGCTATAAAAGAAAGTGGCAACATTGACGACATTGCAAAATCCCGTTCTGCAAATATAACATCACTGATAAAACCACTCGAAGCTGAACTGGATGCAATGGTTTTGAAATCGCTGCGTAAGGATCCCCGATATAGATACAATTCGGTGAGTCAACTAATCGAAGAATTGGAACGGTTTGAAGCCGGCAAACCCTTGTTAGCCAAATCCGATTCAGCTCGCTACAGGATGAACAAATTCATGAGAAGAAATCGTAATATCCTGTCAATTGCAGCCCTTTTCTTGATCACAATCGTTGGCTTTTCATTCATATATACCTGGAATATCACTCAGGAGCGAAATATCGCAGAGCTCGAACGAAATAAAGCGGAACAGGCGGTCGACTTTCTTACCAGTCTTTTCAGTGCCGGGAACCCAGTGAATGCCCAGGGAGAAATTCTGACTGCGATAGATCTTCTTGAGATTGGAATCGAACGCGCCGAAAACCTTTCAGACCAGCCGCTTTTACAGGCGGACATGCTCTATGCCATTGGCAGTTCATTCAGGGGAATGGTGATGCCTGATAAAGCAGCTCCCCTCCTTAAAGAATCTCTTGAACTTCAGCGGAAACACCTCCCTGATGACCATCCTGACATCGCATTCACACTCAATGCCCTTGGATCTGTATACTGGTCGGTAGATGAGGATCTTCTGGCGGAACCCTACCTGTATGAAGCACTTGAAATGCGAAAGCGACTGCATGGTGATAATCATCCCGATGTATTTACCAGCCTGAACAATTATGCGCTGGTACTTAAAGACCTGGGACGACTTGACGAAGCCGAAAACATATATCGCGAAAATCTGGAAGCGCGGAAAGCTTACTACGGTCCCATCCATTCAAAGGTAACCTACAGCCTGAATAATCTCGCATTCCTACTGGCTGAAAGAGGGAAAATAGATGAAGCAGAACACTACTATCGAGAGGGACTTGATGCTGTAAGGGTATTACAAGGCGAGGATCATTCGGACGTCGCAATTTATTTGAATAATCTTGGAGATCTTCTTCAAAAACAGGGCAAATTGGATGAAGCTGAAGAGATGATCAGGGAGTCTATCCGTATAAGGGAAAGTGTATATGGAGAAAATCACAGCAATGTATCCCGAAGTCTGAACGTTTTGGCCGGAGTTTTAAGAGAGAAAAAGGACTTTGATGCAGCTGAAGATGCGGCCAACAGGTCGCTTGAAATTCTAACTGCCATTTACGATGAAGATCATACCCATATCGCCAATACACTGGCAATTCTTGGGGATATCTATCAGCAAGGCGGTAATCCGGATAGGGCTGAAGAATTTTTCCTTGAATCCATGCAAATGCGGCAAAGACTCTACCCAGACGGGAATATCGATCTGGCAATTTCCTACAACAGGCTGGGTTATTTTTACTTGAATACCGACCGACCGGTAGATGCCGTACCTCACTTCACAAATGCCCTGAAAATGTACCGGGAAATCTCACCTTCCGCCAAATTTACCATCGCAAGAGTTCAGCATAATATTGGCCGGGCACTTCTGGAAACAGGCCATTATTCTGATTCCGAAGTGCATCTTTTAAACGCTTACAATTTTTTTGCTGAAAGTGACAATATCTCAAGTTCCTATTATCGACGTGCACTTCAGCATTTAATTGCACTGTACCGAGACTGGGACAAAATAGAACAGGCCGAACTTTTTGAAAATGAATTAGCAGCACTTTAA
- a CDS encoding type II toxin-antitoxin system death-on-curing family toxin, which yields MPHFLTLDDILFIHRQEIKLACGETNIRDKEGVRACVDAPQATFGEDYLQDIFGMAASYLTCLVIRHPFVDGNKRAALASALTFLYLNGYSVNEEFDLELARLVLDFLAKKKSKEDVVEHFRSKAFKR from the coding sequence ATGCCACATTTCCTTACTCTGGATGACATACTGTTCATTCACAGACAAGAAATAAAATTGGCGTGTGGAGAGACCAATATTCGGGATAAGGAAGGTGTCAGGGCATGTGTAGATGCACCTCAAGCAACTTTTGGAGAGGATTATTTGCAAGACATCTTTGGAATGGCAGCAAGTTATTTGACTTGTTTGGTTATTCGGCATCCATTTGTTGATGGGAATAAGCGAGCTGCACTGGCCTCCGCACTGACATTTCTATATCTAAATGGTTACAGTGTTAACGAAGAATTCGATTTAGAGTTAGCAAGGTTAGTTCTTGATTTTCTTGCAAAAAAGAAGTCTAAAGAGGATGTTGTTGAACATTTTAGATCAAAGGCTTTTAAGCGGTAA
- a CDS encoding M28 family metallopeptidase, whose amino-acid sequence MKSIATTTLLFLIMLTAGTVQAQTNANSGFSSPPQYQPFLKQLADDVSADYIEDYNRTLADFDNRHTMSDTTSNTKGIGAARRWIKAEFDKISEECGGCLEVFYVSGTVGGENRIPDPVEIVNVVAVQRGTADPSRVVMMTGDIDSRASDVMDAETDSPGANDNASGMAGTIEAARVLSKHDFSGTIVYAGLSGEEQGLFGGQILADYAIENEWRIQAVLNNDMIGNIEGINGIINNTTARVFSEGTRAVETEREARIRRFTGGEVDSPSRNLARYIHVMGEQYIDNLDVMMIYRLDRFGRGGHHRPFNDVGFPAVRIMETNENYNWQHQDIRTEDGIEYGDVIEHVDFDYAAKLTALNVVSLAGMAKAPAPPSNVEISGAVRPSTTLNWDELDSGQNPHLEGYKVYWRLTTSPVWTHGRLTGDVSEYTLENIVIDNYYFGVASVSEEGYESPVVFPGPAGSFDR is encoded by the coding sequence ATGAAATCGATTGCTACAACAACACTTCTTTTTTTAATAATGCTTACGGCCGGAACTGTTCAGGCTCAAACCAACGCCAATAGCGGGTTCTCCTCTCCTCCGCAATATCAGCCTTTTCTGAAACAGCTGGCTGATGATGTCTCTGCAGACTACATTGAAGACTATAACCGTACGCTGGCCGATTTTGATAACCGGCATACGATGTCTGATACAACATCGAATACCAAAGGTATTGGTGCAGCCCGCAGATGGATTAAAGCAGAGTTTGATAAAATATCTGAAGAGTGTGGCGGCTGCCTGGAAGTGTTCTATGTTAGCGGAACTGTTGGGGGCGAAAATCGGATCCCCGATCCCGTAGAGATTGTAAACGTGGTTGCCGTGCAGCGTGGTACGGCCGATCCAAGCCGTGTTGTGATGATGACAGGGGATATCGATTCACGAGCTTCGGATGTGATGGATGCGGAAACAGATTCTCCCGGCGCTAACGACAATGCATCGGGTATGGCCGGTACGATTGAAGCGGCAAGGGTTCTCTCCAAACACGATTTTTCCGGCACAATTGTTTACGCGGGACTCTCCGGAGAGGAGCAAGGATTGTTTGGCGGACAAATTCTGGCCGATTATGCCATCGAAAATGAGTGGAGAATTCAGGCGGTGTTGAATAACGACATGATTGGAAACATCGAGGGAATCAATGGAATTATCAACAATACCACAGCCCGGGTCTTTTCTGAGGGAACACGTGCGGTGGAAACGGAGCGCGAAGCCAGAATCCGCCGATTTACAGGTGGTGAAGTGGATTCACCTTCAAGAAACCTGGCACGCTACATTCACGTGATGGGCGAGCAGTATATCGACAATCTTGACGTGATGATGATCTACCGGCTCGACCGCTTTGGACGCGGCGGGCATCATCGGCCGTTTAATGATGTGGGTTTTCCGGCTGTCCGAATAATGGAAACCAATGAGAACTATAACTGGCAGCATCAGGATATACGCACAGAAGATGGTATTGAGTACGGGGATGTGATTGAACACGTAGATTTTGACTATGCCGCAAAACTGACGGCACTGAATGTGGTTTCGCTGGCGGGTATGGCGAAAGCTCCGGCACCGCCTTCCAATGTGGAGATCAGCGGTGCGGTTCGTCCCAGCACTACTCTGAACTGGGATGAACTTGATTCCGGTCAAAATCCGCACCTGGAGGGATACAAAGTATACTGGCGACTGACAACTTCACCGGTGTGGACACACGGACGCCTGACGGGGGATGTTTCCGAATATACCCTCGAGAATATCGTAATTGATAACTACTACTTTGGCGTTGCCAGCGTTTCGGAAGAAGGATATGAAAGTCCCGTTGTCTTTCCGGGTCCGGCCGGTTCATTTGATCGATAG
- a CDS encoding MazE family transcriptional regulator codes for MIKKLQKIGNSRGILLEKPLLKLLKVENDDSVEIVPHEDGLLIKKLDVQSAYNEVSKKHRKSLDKLAE; via the coding sequence ATGATTAAAAAGCTTCAAAAAATAGGTAATAGTCGTGGTATCCTTTTAGAAAAACCTCTGCTCAAATTGCTTAAAGTTGAAAATGACGATAGTGTAGAAATTGTACCACATGAAGATGGGCTTTTGATTAAAAAATTGGATGTTCAATCTGCATACAATGAGGTTAGTAAGAAGCATCGCAAATCTTTAGATAAACTTGCTGAGTAA
- a CDS encoding alpha/beta hydrolase family protein yields the protein MKKTIFKSGRDNWYWPHCTEEPSHWKKTMFFNPNGARLTGLYSPAVKNSKGVIVCGHPMHPLAKGYYLKTGHAGRLKSAGYDVFLFDFNGFGESDDASLDFAGDILAAAKEASRISGKQKVGYYGVSFGAAWCICAMKKRHNIESAFLERPFTTLEEFCREDLKSCLILKMLKYLNPKMLNGLNPINHAFDVAGVNRIQLVYAEGDRRTPPVTGEKFLKNFDIENNYKSEQVSWFRLPTVDVDIKILPKSPVRRDKVDADYFNFLADFFDRSLNCIETAY from the coding sequence TTGAAAAAAACGATCTTTAAATCAGGCAGAGATAATTGGTACTGGCCGCACTGCACAGAAGAGCCGTCTCACTGGAAGAAAACAATGTTTTTTAATCCAAATGGTGCAAGATTGACAGGTCTGTACTCACCGGCCGTTAAAAACTCAAAAGGAGTAATTGTCTGCGGGCATCCTATGCATCCCCTCGCAAAAGGCTATTATCTAAAAACCGGACATGCCGGCCGTTTAAAATCGGCCGGTTATGATGTATTTCTATTCGATTTTAATGGGTTTGGTGAAAGCGATGATGCATCGCTTGATTTTGCAGGTGATATTCTGGCGGCAGCAAAAGAAGCGTCACGTATATCTGGAAAGCAAAAGGTTGGGTATTATGGAGTTTCATTCGGTGCCGCCTGGTGTATTTGCGCCATGAAAAAAAGACATAATATTGAATCCGCTTTCCTGGAGCGTCCATTTACAACTCTTGAAGAGTTTTGCAGAGAAGATTTAAAATCATGTCTGATTCTTAAAATGCTAAAGTATCTCAATCCAAAAATGTTAAATGGATTGAATCCCATAAATCATGCTTTCGATGTTGCCGGGGTAAACAGAATTCAATTGGTTTATGCTGAAGGAGATCGAAGAACACCCCCGGTAACCGGAGAGAAGTTCTTGAAAAATTTTGATATTGAGAATAACTATAAGTCAGAACAGGTATCGTGGTTTCGGCTTCCAACAGTTGATGTTGATATTAAAATTTTACCAAAATCACCGGTTAGAAGAGATAAAGTAGATGCTGATTATTTTAATTTCCTGGCCGATTTTTTTGATCGATCACTGAACTGTATTGAAACAGCTTATTAA
- a CDS encoding mechanosensitive ion channel family protein translates to MEDGNFFEQSYSEIFSSGRDLLTTTLFQLQDTQVSLLTLIIFFLFLIAFIIASRVIKGILLKRVLQRFEIESGLRYTLARISQYIIVTIGVLISFQFIGINLSSLAVIFGFLSVGIGFGLQNITSNFISGLIVLFERPISVGDRVMVADIEGDVLEINIRATKIRTLNKVSIIVPNSEFVSSNVINYSHGDPEYRLDVEVGVSYGSDLDTVIKALREVADENETVIKNPEPQIHLVSFGDSAWDMELRAWIPDVKHYPRVRNELNQAIVRKFKEYEIEIPFPQRDLHVRSSVNLPVKNELSEKKQPDDNGEESDKQRSSSND, encoded by the coding sequence ATGGAAGACGGCAACTTTTTTGAGCAATCCTACTCAGAGATTTTCAGCTCTGGACGTGACCTTCTCACCACCACACTGTTTCAGCTGCAGGACACACAGGTCAGTCTGCTTACGTTAATCATCTTTTTCCTTTTCCTGATTGCATTCATAATTGCAAGCAGAGTCATAAAAGGAATACTTCTCAAACGAGTTCTGCAGCGGTTTGAAATTGAGTCTGGTTTACGATACACTCTTGCCCGGATATCTCAATATATCATTGTTACCATAGGTGTTCTGATCTCGTTTCAATTCATTGGTATCAATCTCAGCAGCCTTGCCGTTATTTTCGGTTTCCTGTCCGTGGGTATTGGTTTTGGCCTTCAGAACATCACTTCTAACTTTATATCGGGTCTGATTGTACTTTTCGAGCGTCCAATCAGTGTAGGCGACCGTGTTATGGTGGCAGATATTGAAGGAGACGTACTTGAGATTAATATCCGGGCTACTAAAATTCGGACGCTAAACAAAGTGTCGATCATTGTTCCAAACTCTGAATTTGTGTCGAGCAATGTAATCAACTACTCGCACGGTGATCCCGAGTATCGACTTGATGTTGAAGTGGGAGTATCATACGGTTCTGATCTTGACACTGTAATAAAAGCTCTCCGGGAAGTGGCAGATGAAAACGAAACCGTGATTAAAAATCCCGAACCACAGATTCACCTGGTCTCATTTGGTGATTCTGCCTGGGATATGGAGCTTCGGGCCTGGATCCCCGATGTTAAACACTACCCACGTGTTCGGAATGAACTGAATCAAGCCATCGTACGAAAATTCAAAGAGTATGAGATAGAAATCCCATTCCCGCAGCGCGATCTTCACGTACGCTCATCCGTAAATCTGCCGGTTAAAAACGAGTTATCCGAGAAAAAGCAACCGGATGATAATGGCGAGGAATCTGATAAACAGAGAAGTAGTTCGAACGATTAA
- a CDS encoding ECF-type sigma factor, which translates to MGNEITQLLHEIRSGSKEAYDKLFSIVYDRLHHIAWREISVESKEHTYSKTDLVHEVYLKLAGQKSLNLKNRRHFFAITSRAMRQILIDYARTRDRKKRGGKMQPITYIDELMKVDDEAKELLEIDEALNRLSQLDERLAEIVEMHYFGEMSFDDIADVLDLSSRTVYRDWAKARAWLYKELKRNK; encoded by the coding sequence GTGGGAAATGAAATAACACAATTATTGCATGAAATAAGGAGCGGCTCAAAGGAAGCCTACGATAAGCTCTTTTCCATCGTTTATGATCGGTTACATCATATTGCATGGAGAGAAATTTCAGTTGAGTCGAAAGAGCATACCTATTCAAAAACCGATTTGGTTCATGAAGTCTATTTAAAGCTAGCCGGTCAAAAATCCCTGAACCTTAAAAATCGTCGTCACTTTTTTGCAATTACCTCCCGCGCAATGCGTCAGATACTGATTGACTATGCCCGGACCCGCGACAGAAAAAAGCGCGGTGGCAAAATGCAGCCGATAACCTATATCGACGAGTTAATGAAAGTAGATGACGAAGCGAAGGAACTCCTTGAAATCGACGAGGCACTTAATCGTCTTTCACAACTGGATGAAAGGCTTGCAGAGATTGTGGAAATGCACTATTTCGGTGAAATGAGTTTTGATGATATTGCAGATGTACTGGACCTCTCATCACGAACCGTTTACAGAGACTGGGCAAAAGCCCGCGCCTGGCTGTACAAGGAGCTAAAAAGGAATAAGTAG
- a CDS encoding pyridoxal phosphate-dependent decarboxylase family protein, producing MNLDFTPKELASYIKKAGELVREIYEEKLDRHVFPGKTPKDVQALFDEPLPEQGLNVEALLEKVRSDVIGSATMNIGPHYYGYITGGGNQVAILAEMISASLNQNNLKWHSSPISTELEKLVVNWVSQFIGYSDQVAGAILDGGSTANFNCLAVARKNMSPENLSAEGMYGMKPMTIYVSEEGHSSFDKAVDALGIGLNNLRKIPVNDQFQIRPDLLRQQIKKDRKDGLNPICVIGIAGTTNSGAVDNLGVLSDVAKEEKMWYHVDAAYGGPAAKLPSVQHLFDGIEEADSVVVNPHKWLYVPFEAACILVKEPEKLRRTFSLIPDYLRSNEDEGGRTDLMEYQLPLTKSFKSLKVWMTLKAFGSKRLRETIQGDIENAQYLQSLIEKSDDFEMLAPVPLSIACFQYAPAGLSEEETDELNRKLAHAIEQDGRIFLTATKIRGKTALRTCFINPRTTKKDVEWIPEVIRDLAGKVD from the coding sequence ATGAATTTAGACTTCACCCCCAAAGAGCTCGCCTCATACATCAAAAAAGCGGGCGAACTTGTCCGGGAAATTTATGAAGAGAAGCTGGACCGGCACGTATTTCCAGGTAAAACCCCCAAAGATGTTCAGGCTCTGTTTGATGAACCGTTGCCCGAACAGGGACTAAATGTGGAGGCACTGCTCGAGAAAGTTCGCAGTGATGTCATTGGTTCAGCTACAATGAATATTGGTCCGCACTACTATGGATATATCACAGGGGGTGGGAACCAGGTGGCAATTCTGGCGGAGATGATCAGCGCTTCGCTCAATCAAAACAATCTGAAGTGGCACTCTTCACCTATAAGTACAGAGCTGGAGAAATTGGTGGTGAACTGGGTGTCACAGTTTATAGGCTATTCAGATCAAGTTGCCGGTGCCATTCTGGATGGCGGGTCCACAGCAAATTTTAACTGTCTGGCCGTAGCCCGAAAAAATATGTCGCCTGAAAATCTTTCTGCAGAAGGAATGTATGGGATGAAACCAATGACCATTTATGTTTCGGAAGAAGGCCACTCCAGCTTCGATAAGGCAGTAGATGCCCTGGGCATTGGATTAAACAATTTGCGGAAAATTCCGGTGAATGATCAATTTCAAATTCGTCCCGACCTGCTTCGGCAACAGATTAAAAAGGATCGCAAAGACGGTCTCAACCCGATTTGTGTGATCGGTATTGCCGGAACTACAAATTCAGGTGCGGTTGATAATCTGGGGGTGCTTTCTGATGTCGCCAAAGAGGAGAAAATGTGGTATCACGTGGATGCAGCCTACGGCGGGCCGGCAGCGAAATTGCCGAGTGTACAGCATCTTTTTGATGGGATTGAAGAGGCAGACTCGGTTGTGGTGAATCCGCACAAATGGCTTTATGTGCCGTTTGAGGCTGCCTGTATTTTGGTAAAAGAGCCTGAAAAACTCCGACGAACATTCAGCCTGATTCCCGATTATCTCCGATCAAATGAAGATGAAGGCGGGCGCACAGACTTGATGGAATATCAGCTGCCGCTGACCAAAAGTTTTAAATCGCTCAAGGTTTGGATGACGCTGAAAGCCTTTGGTTCTAAACGTTTGAGAGAAACTATTCAGGGAGATATTGAGAATGCGCAGTATCTGCAGTCTTTGATCGAAAAATCGGATGACTTTGAAATGCTTGCTCCGGTACCTCTTTCGATCGCCTGTTTTCAATATGCTCCCGCCGGACTGAGTGAAGAAGAGACAGATGAGTTAAATAGAAAACTGGCTCATGCCATCGAACAGGATGGTCGAATATTTCTCACGGCTACGAAAATCAGAGGCAAAACAGCGCTGCGCACCTGCTTCATCAACCCAAGAACGACAAAAAAGGATGTGGAGTGGATTCCTGAAGTGATACGGGATTTGGCTGGAAAGGTAGATTAG
- a CDS encoding response regulator, which translates to MMKYKILVIDDDKMTHLVVKNLLGEDYEILQAFDTQEAVNLLDGESVNLIMSDIHMPGVDGLEFLESLMADSEKRNIPVLIMTGKPTVEKEKKALDLGAAEFIRKEQFKTEREATLERIQAKLVTTIEMELPAYLQFNKKEFVKKLMDEVYLGNFFEVARKLSEMSLNIFNIDHTYFWTIHDGDPRMIHAMGKEELHQFGPDELLSEPTYRTFLTEKKPYLSNHVFGDSDKGIFKEASKKVNLPAEIGIPLYKMTDKQFLKAGRKIPPGTELFAYIVLKRNKLFSTKEFKLLMSLYIQAGTILWRMYQKI; encoded by the coding sequence ATGATGAAGTACAAAATATTAGTAATTGATGATGATAAGATGACTCATCTGGTTGTAAAAAACCTGCTGGGTGAAGATTATGAAATTCTGCAGGCTTTTGACACACAAGAGGCGGTAAACCTGCTCGATGGAGAGAGTGTCAACTTGATCATGTCTGATATTCATATGCCGGGAGTGGATGGCTTGGAATTTCTGGAATCTCTGATGGCAGATTCAGAGAAGCGAAATATCCCGGTACTTATTATGACCGGTAAACCCACCGTTGAGAAAGAAAAAAAAGCCTTAGATCTCGGAGCTGCAGAATTCATCAGAAAAGAGCAGTTTAAAACGGAGCGAGAGGCGACGCTGGAAAGAATTCAGGCGAAGCTGGTTACAACGATTGAAATGGAGCTGCCGGCCTATCTGCAGTTCAATAAAAAAGAGTTTGTTAAAAAGCTGATGGATGAGGTCTATTTGGGCAACTTCTTTGAAGTAGCCCGGAAATTGAGTGAAATGTCACTTAATATTTTCAATATAGATCATACCTATTTCTGGACTATTCACGATGGAGACCCTCGAATGATTCACGCTATGGGTAAAGAAGAACTTCATCAATTTGGTCCCGATGAACTGTTGTCTGAACCAACCTACAGGACTTTTTTGACTGAGAAAAAACCCTATCTAAGTAATCACGTTTTCGGTGATAGTGATAAAGGAATATTTAAGGAGGCATCAAAAAAAGTAAACCTCCCGGCAGAAATCGGGATCCCGCTCTACAAAATGACCGATAAACAGTTTCTGAAAGCGGGAAGAAAAATTCCACCCGGAACCGAACTGTTTGCTTATATCGTACTAAAACGGAATAAACTCTTCTCAACGAAAGAGTTTAAACTACTGATGAGTCTATATATACAGGCAGGAACCATTCTTTGGAGAATGTACCAGAAAATTTAA